gCAGCATCACAGAACAACCCACCATTTAGCTTCAGAGTTTATCCTCATTCTGCAGCAGTGCACATTCAAGCAAACTGTGTGACATACATGTGTATATCATCACTCAAAGGTCTATTTTACATTCAATAATTTCAGGCTGATTGTAGACCATATGGTTCCTCTTGTAATGAGTGCCCTGGGTGTTGTATTTGTTGCTGATATCTCACTATAATCTACTGTAGACCTACATGGTGGAAAAATATATCCTAACATTTCCTTTTAATTTAACTAATAAATAAGATATAAATATGACACACGAGAGTGTAACTCATTGTTTTATTACAGCTGTACTGCGGTCGTAGGCCTAAGTTGCTCAGCCAATCAGCAGACAGATCCCCGGAACTCACGTTACCGGGCGGGACCTCGAAGTGAAACGTAAACAATGGCGACTGTAACCTCCAGCAGACCGTACCATGTTATCATTTTTGGTGCCTCGGGGTTCAGCGGGCAGTTTGTCGTGGAGGAGGTGGCCCGATATGCCGCAGAGACCCCCGGCGGTGGTCGTGTTAAATGGGCTGTGGCCGGGAGAAGCAGACAGCGGCTGGAGGACGTGTTGAAGCGAGCCGCGGGGAGGCTGTGTAcgtgctgcagctctgacacgCTGTTCACTACATAACACAGACACCAGTGTTTAGACAGGCTCATAACGATTACATGTCAATGCCGCAGGATACTTTACACACTTGACCGACACCAGAAACAGTCTGAGCTggtgttgttttgatgtgtttgtggtttgaaGACAGCCTAAGTTAAAGTCGCTTGATGTAGAATGATGTTACGTTTGACCAACAAGCATAAACCATTTACAATGCAACATGCAGACATTTCTTATGAAGCTATAGCCACTGTTACTTAAAGGCTGGTTGGAAGTTTGCAAGGACACTAAGAACATTAGCACTCACACTCAGCTTATACAGGCCCACAGAAATTAAAGATATTAAAGTTATATTTTATTCTCCTCTATATTATCTGTTAAGTtattatgaatgaatgaaacctttattgtcCCTAGGGGAATTTGCCCAAGTACCcagagcaaaaaaacacaatataagtgTCAAAGGACGTCCACAGGacaagacataaaaacaaaacccttAAATATAATAATACTTTTAGACTTATATGGCCTATTTACATAACTAATGCAAGCCCTCTGATGCTAggaatttaaatgtgtttacattctCTTCTCTAGTCGTACCAGAGATGTAGTTTGTTGTGTAAATAAAAGCAATGTTGCATGTAACATCTTTCAAACTAATTGATTCTCCTCATGCAAATTATTGGCCTATATATTGTACAATATGCTTTTTTTCCTGAACTTAAATAAGGTGCTGGGGTTATGTGTGTTGTTTGAATAAacttctctttgtctctcttttgtCAGCCATGCCTGAGCTGAGGACAGACATTGAAATCATTGTTGCTGATGTGTCTATTGAGGAGTCCCTCGCACTCATGTGCCAACAAGGCCTGGTGATTCTTAACTGTGTGGGACCTGTAAGTATGCTATCTGGACTTTTTCAGGGGGTGAATGAAGCAAAGACAAATATCCTGATGAAGGTTTTTTGTTAGCATCTACATGAACATTTTacacttttcattaaaaaccaATCAATTTTCAACAGCtttcagtgtttgtgaagtGGATTACTTATTCCTTGACAGCAGGTGAAAATGTCTCTTCTTCAAAGTACAATGTGAAcaaaagaacaagaacaaactaatcCCCTCCCCCACCCTCAACCAAGCACTGTAAATATTACCCCTCAACCCTGCCAAGGTGTGCCATCTGACATTTCATGTGCAAAGTTTAATTGATGATTTTAGCTCTGCCATAAAGGAGCTCAAAGGGTGCCAAATCATCTCAAATATCTCAATTTTGTTCTGAATGAAGTGTTTCTATCACATCTGCACAGTAGAGTAAAAggctcttctttcttcttccaaAATAGGAGAATGAGTTTCTTTGTAGTGTGATGTCCATAAGATAGAAGGCATTGTTGAGCGACATTGCAAACTTTCAGCCCTTCTGATACTCCGATGATAATTAATACTGGATTGTGTTTAATCTCAAACCCCAgaatctttaatttttttaaatattcccTGACAAATGTTTTAagcagactgaaacactctAAAATAAACAGTGTAATCCTGTGTTGAACGATCCTCTTTGTGGCATCTTTGTCTTTTCAGTACAGATTTTACGGTGAACCAGTGGTCAAAGCTTGCATAGCAAATGGAGCTCACTACATTGATATCTGTGGGGAGCCACAggtaggaaaaacaaaataaatttcCCCTTTCTGAAGgtgtggatttatttttgattgtaTTGTATTTCTGAATTGCACTGAGAAGCATCGAGAAGATGAAGCCTTGTCACTGTGCCTCATAGTGTGTGCAATATGCTTTTTGTGCTGTTTCATGATTTCTTTCCTCTCCAGTTCCTCGAGCGTATGCAGCTAGAGTACCACACCAAGGCTTTGGACAAAGGAGTTTATGTCATTGGCAGCTGTGGCTTTGACTCCATACCAGCAGACCTGGGGATCCTGTATACACAGAGGCAGTTTAAAGGTagaaagcaaacacaacatttggGTTAGATATAGTCAGCCTAAACTCTGAAACTGGTTtacttaaaaatgtatgaaGTTAATTATTCTTATGTTGTCTGAACCCTCAACACATCAAACAATAGACTTCACAGTTCAGAAAAACACAGGGCTGtggtagttttcttttttctttaataactACGCAATGGATCTGGCATAcaaaactctctttttttctattatttattgtaaaaattATAAACATTTCATGATAAATAGGTTCATGTAATGATAAACACACAATTAATCATAATACACTGACACTTCAAAGAATGTTTGCTTTTTGGTAGATTAAATACGGATCAGTCTGGATTGACAAAATCTGTTAaatttttagattttgaatTCTTTGATGTCTCAAATGTTCTCTGATTTCAGGAACACTGACAGCTGTGGAGAGCTTCCTGCAAATCACCAGTGGGCCTGAGGTAGCTTGGACAACTACAGCTTctgcactgcattgtgggaCTCTATCTTTCCTCTCATTTGTAAACTTGAGCTGTTACTTTAAAGGCCCGGTAAAGGACGTAACTTTTACTACAGGTATAGGAGAAAAACatataaattaaacaaacaaaacaaacagagagcagaatgGAGCGATTTCCAAATTTCTGTTGGTATGAAATATGTTTCAACCTTTTGGCTTCTTCTCTGCAAGCAAATCATCCCCTGGTGTCTAAgttcattcaaattttcaaatcaaaagaaaagaaacattggTGTTCATTCAGTGGGAAACTAATGGACCATATAATCTTATAATAGTGGTTTCCTGCACTGTGACAGAATTAACAGTTTGTCTTAATCCTGGCAGGGGTCGTCAGGCCATGATGCCACTTGGCAGTCTGCCGTGTACGGTTTTGCAGACAGCAAATCCTTGAGCCAGCTGAGGAAAAAGTTTGGCCACAGGCCGCTGCCTGTGGTGGGTGCCAAAGTCAAACAGAGGTAAGGCCATAACTGACCAATTACTGTCTGGCTAACACACTTGACTTTGAGTTATAACATTTTTATTGGAGTAATTCCTGAAGAGAGGGGATCAGTGTGTTTCTTCAGTGAACAACAGGAGGACTATATTACTGAAACCCATGAGTCTTTTACCCTTGACCTGAATTTTAATAGGTTGATTGTAAAGTTAAAGAAAtgatcaagcagcaacctctggtgttgcaAAATGATGCTGATGTAGAAGTCCTGAAGCAGTTGTCATATTAAAGCCCAGCGCTCACGTTGTTTGAATACTAAGCAGAAACCTCCAGTGCTGAAAAATTAAACTGAttcagaagtgcaaaatcctgcagttctttgagtgtccactagaggctggctgcagaagcaccagaagtcacatacacaccccattcaaaaagtgtgttttttttacagcagatattaacatgtttacagcctggtacaaaacacaaaataggtctgattagctcatgtctcgatcggcacacactgtatgatgAAGGATAAACATTATTCCTAATAAGACCATCTGAACTGATGGACCGGCAGGCTAGTGTAACAGTTTATCAAGAGGCTTTAAACCTGCTCAgctcgagctctcagcctgttgttaggttgtcTGAaagtgagacagcatttccagcatggtgccCACCATTGATGGGACTACAAaaccccctgcagtaacagatgagtgacatcactcagggaTTCCTCcaatatatttttacagtccAAAGGTGGGATATGATTTATATAaattatttttggccttttgaTCATgggcaaaaaatgtttttcatattgaaatgtaatgtatttCTTGATTTTAACGACAGGTGTAACCTTAAGGTCATGATAAAAACATATTATATAAGTGAAACGCGAGGACAACTTAAAGttactatttaaaaatgtacaaagctAGCTGCAGATTTTGCTGTCTGGCTCACAGACTTACATTTGTTGATTAAGAATGAGATTTAGATTGTACATGTTTACTGGTCTTTGCTGGGGTGTAAAGCAGATGAATATACATTGATGCtgcaagcgtgtgtgtgtgtgtgtgtgtgtgtgtgtgtgtgtgtgtgtgtgtgtgtgtgtgtgtgtgtgtgtgtgtgtgtgtgtgtgtgtgtgtgtgtgtgtgtgtgtgtgtgtgtgtgtgtgtgtgtgtgtgtgtgtgtgtgtgtgtgtgtgtgtgtgtgtgtgtgtccaggggttttctctttttcagcAAGGAGATTGAGCAGTACACCATCCCATTTATGGGTTCTGACCGCTCTGTCGTCAGGAGAAGCCAGCATTACCTGTACGAGGAGGAACAACAGTCACCAGTAAGATATGATCAACACTTGTGTTTGCTATTGTAGAATTTTCTCTTAAGAAAAAGTTCAACTCTTATTCGAGGCCCAAAGTTGTATTGAATGTATTTGCTCTCTCTTATAACAGTTTAAAAGCTTTTCTCCTTTattaatgtaaaacaaaaaaaaggagtggaGCATTGCTGAAACTTGTTGGCCACCACCTGTGTTTTTCAGTAAACAGCTTGAAATTAAGGGATGTCCTGGAGCTTGCATGCACAATACACATCAACTCCCTCTGAACATTGTTCccttggttgccatggttatggCTGCTTCGGCTGTATTTGCTCTTAACATGTATGAACAGTGGATTATGGTAAGAAATGTGTGCGAATGTTACATGTGTATTGCTGTGTGAATGAGTTTGCAGACACGTCTCTCTTCTTCTGGTGATGTTCAACTAAATTGGAGACGGGGCCTTCAGTGTCACAGCTCCCAC
The Labrus bergylta chromosome 15, fLabBer1.1, whole genome shotgun sequence DNA segment above includes these coding regions:
- the LOC109982301 gene encoding saccharopine dehydrogenase-like oxidoreductase yields the protein MATVTSSRPYHVIIFGASGFSGQFVVEEVARYAAETPGGGRVKWAVAGRSRQRLEDVLKRAAGRLSMPELRTDIEIIVADVSIEESLALMCQQGLVILNCVGPYRFYGEPVVKACIANGAHYIDICGEPQFLERMQLEYHTKALDKGVYVIGSCGFDSIPADLGILYTQRQFKGTLTAVESFLQITSGPEGSSGHDATWQSAVYGFADSKSLSQLRKKFGHRPLPVVGAKVKQRGFLFFSKEIEQYTIPFMGSDRSVVRRSQHYLYEEEQQSPVQYSPYVGIGGLFSVVKLLCGGVLFWFLVKFSLGRKLLTTFPSLFSCGLFSKSGPTMKQIEDTCISMTFYGEGYSEGSDPTQGRPNTKICTQVTGADGYLITASAMVQAAVTLLNELHSLPRRGGVYSPGAAFFKTSLIERLSNHNLKFSVKN